One Osmerus mordax isolate fOsmMor3 chromosome 25, fOsmMor3.pri, whole genome shotgun sequence DNA window includes the following coding sequences:
- the yipf5 gene encoding protein YIPF5 translates to MSAFDNEFYQSSYSVDDQGQAGYGYSNSEDPYNKQYGQYDYSQPMGYAAAGVMTPQQPYTGQIYQPTPTFTPTPTQSMYSSSFEDEPPLLEELGINFDHIWQKTLTVLHPLKVADGSIMNETDLAGPMVFCLAFGATLLLTGKIQFGYVYGISAIGCLGMYCLLNLMSMTGVSFGCVASVLGYCLLPMILLSSFGVVISLQGMMGIVITAAIIGWCSFSASKIFISALAMDGQQVLVAYPCALLYGVFALISVF, encoded by the exons ATGTCAGCGTTTGACAACGAGTTCTACCAGTCAAGTTACAGTGTAGACGACCAAGGCCAAGCTGGATATGGCTATAGCAACTCGGAAGACCCCTACAACAA GCAATATGGCCAGTATGACTATTCCCAGCCCATGGGCTACGCTGCCGCAGGGGTGATGACTCCCCAACAGCCCTACACGGGCCAGATATACCAGCCCACCCCCAcgttcacccccacccccacacagtcCATGTACAGCAGCAGCTTTGAGGACGAACCACCTCTGCTGGAGG AGCTGGGCATCAACTTTGACCACATCTGGCAGAAGACGCTGACCGTGCTGCATCCGCTCAAGGTGGCCGACGGCAGCATCATGAACGAGACGGACCTGGCCGGCCCCATGGTCTTCTGCCTGGCCTTCGGGGCCACGCTACTGCTG ACAGGGAAGATCCAGTTTGGCTACGTGTACGGGATCAGCGCCATCGGCTGCCTGGGCATGTACTGCCTGCTCAACCTGATGAGCATGACCGGGGTGTCCTTCGGCTGCGTCGCCAGCGTCCTGGGCTACTGCCTGCTTCCCATGATCCTCCTCTCCAGCTTCGGCGTGGTCATCTCCTTGCA agGCATGATGGGGATCGTCATCACGGCCGCGATCATCGGCTGGTGCAGTTTCTCCGCCTCCAAGATCTTCATCTCGGCCCTGGCTATGGACGGCCAGCAGGTGCTGGTGGCGTACCCCTGCGCCCTCCTGTACGGCGTGTTCGCCCTCATCTCCGTCTTCTGA